A region from the Mercenaria mercenaria strain notata chromosome 7, MADL_Memer_1, whole genome shotgun sequence genome encodes:
- the LOC128558216 gene encoding monocarboxylate transporter 13-like yields MVQMNHKNIDQGWAYVVLTSSFFINVICYGIAWSTGVYTGIFLDVFHHPNSVTAWVVSSPAAIMYVTGPVASVLTNKYGFRPVIIVGAGLVSGGLCLCYFAHNLFVILFAFGVITGQLGPAFGTGLALVYIPAMAALSCYFDKRITLAAGISTSGVGVGILIYPPLIRWLINAYDWKQSFLILGAVSLNMCALGLLIRPVKSNEINQNQPLLDLSPFKKLGYIMVCVSIFLYCCGLSVLFIHVAYGEQMGIDPDKSALLISGLGIANLLGHLGYGAVAQHPRVNTFNLYSVSFFFVWRLYLPRSSI; encoded by the exons ATGGTACAAATGAATCATAAAAACATTGATCAAGGTTGGGCATATGTTGTGTTGACAAGTTCGTTCTTTATAAATGTGATATGTTACGGTATCGCCTGGAGTACTGGAGTTTATACCGGGATATTCCTGGATGTGTTTCACCATCCCAACTCTGTGACAGCATGGGTAGTGTCATCACCTGCAGCAATAATGTATGTTACAG gACCCGTTGCAAGTGTTTTGACGAACAAGTATGGTTTCCGACCAGTTATAATAGTTGGCGCGGGACTGGTCAGCGGTGGTCTGTGCCTGTGTTATTTTGCACATAATCTGTTTGTTATATTGTTCGCCTTTGGAGTCATAACAGGTCAGTTGGGTCCAGCGTTTG GGACAGGCCTTGCATTAGTTTACATTCCGGCGATGGCGGCACTTTCGTGTTACTTTGACAAAAGGATAACTCTTGCAGCTGGAATTTCAACGTCTGGTGTAGGCGTAGGAATTTTGATTTACCCCCCTCTTATTCGCTGGTTAATCAACGCATATGACTGGAAACAAAGTTTCTTGATCCTTGGTGCTGTTTCATTAAATATGTGTGCATTAGGACTTCTGATTCGTCCTgtgaaaagtaatgaaataaatcaaaatcagCCTTTACTAGATTTAAGTCCTTTTAAAAAGTTAGGCTATATAATGGTATGTGTgagtatatttttatattgttgtgGTTTATCGGTTCTTTTCATACATGTAGCTTACGGTGAACAAATGGGAATTGATCCGGATAAAAGTGCATTATTAATATCTGGACTTGGAATAGCTAACCTGCTCGGGCATCTAGGATACGGTGCTGTCGCTCAACACCCACgtgtaaatacttttaatttgtaCAGTGTATCGTTTTTTTTTGTCTGGCGTTTGTATCTGCCTCGTTCCAGTATTTAG